A section of the Pseudomonas flavescens genome encodes:
- a CDS encoding PilZ domain-containing protein: MTLDALQLDVPDAQQTKSTTQAELAERLDAARQQPVQAGLQETQALLARLNRSAMTLLERQRTLQNFSDEYRHYSAAEHGVPSVQLLALCSELAIGFKRLLLQIFQGHKPSRPHLAWCLYMAQHFIAQTLLRNYQQYREPAAELWRDSHLLYWLGEQQDCLDEPVAAAFLPTPADTLRGLYQQMLLLALSNPPHLLPEESERLFAALAPLAATARLLPWDVEDKSEGALIDLARAQPCLTYLQRPEAGSDTLRRLELGALQVALSEPAPLQSSAERELLERVQQHWYGNNQRRHLRTPQQSDCRLAIGVPAIHAQLLEQRPQCTPGQILDVGPGGARLLCSAQAASTLPIGQLVLLIAESDVLALVCWRHLNAEGLHLGLRYLKGLAQPTWLRRTPSSQPHLGILQSTPKPRNGWHHGLWVPRNQFADEENLWLQLPNAVSQNQLQLPPCNLASATVSRHPLELP, encoded by the coding sequence ATGACACTGGATGCCTTGCAGCTCGACGTACCCGACGCGCAGCAGACCAAATCGACTACCCAGGCCGAACTGGCCGAGCGGCTCGACGCGGCTCGCCAGCAGCCCGTGCAAGCCGGACTGCAGGAGACGCAAGCATTGCTCGCACGCCTCAATCGCAGTGCAATGACCTTACTCGAAAGGCAGCGCACGCTGCAAAATTTCAGCGATGAATATCGTCATTACAGCGCCGCCGAACACGGCGTGCCTTCGGTGCAGTTGCTTGCGCTGTGCAGCGAGCTGGCCATCGGCTTCAAGCGCCTGTTGCTGCAAATATTCCAGGGGCACAAGCCGTCTCGCCCTCACCTGGCCTGGTGCCTGTACATGGCCCAGCACTTCATTGCCCAGACGCTGCTGCGCAACTATCAGCAGTACCGCGAGCCCGCCGCCGAACTGTGGCGCGACAGCCACCTGTTGTACTGGCTCGGCGAGCAGCAGGACTGCCTCGACGAACCAGTGGCGGCAGCCTTCCTGCCAACGCCTGCCGATACGTTGCGCGGCCTCTACCAGCAAATGCTGTTGCTGGCCCTGAGCAATCCGCCCCACCTGCTTCCCGAAGAAAGCGAGCGACTGTTCGCGGCCCTGGCACCGCTGGCAGCGACCGCCCGGCTGTTGCCCTGGGATGTGGAGGACAAATCCGAAGGCGCGCTGATCGATCTGGCTCGCGCCCAGCCCTGCCTGACCTATCTGCAACGACCGGAAGCCGGCTCGGATACGCTGCGTCGCCTGGAACTGGGCGCACTGCAGGTGGCGCTGAGCGAGCCTGCACCCTTGCAGAGCAGCGCCGAGCGTGAGCTGCTCGAACGGGTACAACAGCACTGGTACGGCAACAATCAACGCCGCCACCTGCGTACACCGCAGCAAAGCGATTGCCGGCTGGCGATTGGCGTACCGGCCATTCATGCGCAACTGCTCGAGCAACGCCCGCAATGCACGCCGGGGCAGATCCTCGATGTCGGCCCCGGCGGCGCGCGCCTGCTCTGCTCCGCCCAGGCAGCGAGCACATTGCCCATCGGCCAACTGGTGCTGCTGATCGCCGAGAGCGACGTCCTCGCGCTGGTCTGCTGGCGGCACCTGAATGCCGAGGGCCTGCATCTCGGCCTGCGCTACCTCAAGGGACTGGCGCAACCGACCTGGCTCAGGCGCACACCCAGCAGCCAGCCCCACCTCGGCATCCTGCAGAGCACACCAAAACCCCGCAACGGCTGGCACCACGGCCTGTGGGTGCCACGCAACCAGTTCGCCGACGAAGAGAATCTCTGGCTGCAGCTACCCAACGCGGTCAGCCAGAACCAACTGCAACTGCCACCCTGCAATCTGGCCAGCGCCACGGTTAGCCGCCACCCGCTCGAACTGCCATAA
- a CDS encoding acylphosphatase: MHGHVTGRVQGVGFRQDTAAEAVRLGLCGWVRNLGDGRVGVSFEGDPAAVRALASWLKSGPPQARVTELELQEQPWQGHTDFVVRR, encoded by the coding sequence ATGCACGGCCATGTGACGGGGCGCGTTCAAGGCGTTGGTTTTCGCCAGGACACCGCGGCCGAGGCCGTCCGTCTGGGGCTGTGTGGGTGGGTGCGTAACCTCGGTGATGGCCGGGTCGGAGTGTCCTTCGAAGGCGATCCAGCTGCTGTTCGCGCGTTGGCGAGCTGGCTGAAAAGTGGGCCACCGCAGGCCAGGGTGACCGAGCTCGAGCTGCAGGAGCAGCCCTGGCAAGGGCACACGGATTTCGTCGTGCGCCGGTGA
- a CDS encoding TlpA disulfide reductase family protein, whose product MVKRLQSVIRIMMVLVAGLALAGCGDDFGVDQHGRKVAAERLEGQWLVINYWAEWCGPCRSEIPELNALSPELEKQAVSVFGVNFDGLQGDELTRAAEALGIEFTVLAKDPAERYGLPPSDALPVTYIVDDKGKVRERLLGEQNAEGLKARLAALRQEG is encoded by the coding sequence ATGGTAAAGCGACTCCAGTCAGTCATTCGGATCATGATGGTGCTCGTCGCCGGATTGGCGCTGGCGGGATGCGGGGATGACTTCGGTGTCGACCAGCATGGGCGAAAGGTAGCGGCTGAGCGCCTTGAAGGCCAGTGGTTGGTCATCAATTATTGGGCTGAATGGTGCGGCCCCTGCCGTTCCGAGATCCCCGAGCTGAATGCACTGAGCCCGGAGCTGGAGAAACAGGCGGTAAGTGTGTTCGGTGTCAACTTCGATGGCTTGCAGGGTGATGAGCTCACCCGTGCCGCCGAGGCGCTGGGCATCGAGTTCACCGTGCTGGCCAAGGACCCCGCCGAGCGTTACGGATTGCCACCCAGTGATGCACTGCCGGTGACCTATATCGTCGACGACAAGGGTAAGGTGCGCGAGCGGTTGCTTGGCGAGCAGAATGCCGAGGGGCTCAAGGCGCGCCTCGCTGCATTGCGTCAGGAAGGGTAG
- a CDS encoding proline--tRNA ligase, whose translation MRTSQFLLSTLKETPSDAVVISHQLMLRAGMIRKLASGLYTWLPMGLRTLRKVEKIVREEMDAAGALEVLMPAIQPAELWQESGRWVQYGPELLRVKDRHDREFCVGPTHEEVITDLARNELNSYKQLPLNLYQIQTKFRDEIRPRFGLMRGREFIMKDAYSFHADQASLQQTYDRMHQAYCNVFTRLGLNFRPVVADNGSIGGAGSHEFHVLADSGEDDIVFSNVSDYAANIEKAEAIPRETTRPAAAEELRLVDTPNAKTIQQLVDGFDLPVERTIKTLIVHAEEEGKLIALIIRGDHELNEIKAGNQPGVASPLVMASDAELRAAIGAGAGSLGPLNLPLPIIIDRSVELMSDFAIGANIDDKHYFGVNWERDLPVPTVADLRNVVAGDPSPDGQGTLEIKRGIEVGHIFQLGSKYSESMNCQVLGENGKPVTLSMGCYGIGVSRVVAAAIEQNSDERGIIWNDTLAPFQIALVPLRYETDAVREATDTLYAELTAAGFDVLLDDRDKKTSPGIKFADMELIGIPHRIVVSDRGLAEGNLEYKSRVETEAQPVAVADVLSFIQNRIRR comes from the coding sequence ATGCGTACCAGTCAGTTCCTGCTTTCGACCCTCAAAGAAACGCCTTCCGATGCTGTCGTCATCAGCCACCAGCTGATGCTGCGCGCCGGGATGATCCGCAAGCTCGCCTCCGGTCTCTATACCTGGCTGCCGATGGGCCTGCGCACCCTGCGCAAGGTAGAGAAGATCGTGCGTGAAGAGATGGACGCTGCCGGTGCCCTGGAAGTGTTGATGCCCGCCATTCAGCCTGCCGAACTGTGGCAGGAGTCCGGTCGCTGGGTGCAGTACGGCCCGGAACTGCTGCGCGTGAAGGATCGCCATGACCGCGAGTTCTGCGTTGGCCCAACCCACGAAGAGGTCATCACCGACCTGGCCCGCAACGAGCTGAACAGCTACAAGCAGTTGCCGTTGAACCTGTACCAGATCCAGACCAAATTCCGCGATGAAATCCGCCCGCGCTTCGGCTTGATGCGTGGCCGTGAATTCATCATGAAGGACGCCTACTCCTTCCACGCCGACCAGGCTTCCCTGCAGCAGACCTACGACCGCATGCACCAGGCCTACTGCAATGTCTTCACCCGCCTGGGCCTGAACTTCCGCCCGGTAGTGGCCGACAACGGCTCGATCGGTGGCGCCGGTTCCCACGAATTCCACGTGCTGGCCGACTCCGGCGAAGATGACATCGTGTTCAGCAATGTCTCCGACTACGCTGCCAACATCGAAAAGGCCGAAGCGATTCCTCGCGAGACCACTCGCCCGGCAGCCGCTGAAGAACTGCGCCTGGTCGACACGCCAAACGCGAAAACCATTCAGCAACTGGTGGATGGCTTCGATCTGCCCGTCGAGCGCACCATCAAGACGCTGATCGTGCACGCCGAAGAAGAAGGCAAGCTGATCGCGCTGATCATCCGTGGCGACCACGAGCTGAACGAGATCAAGGCAGGCAACCAGCCGGGCGTCGCCAGCCCGCTGGTAATGGCCTCGGATGCCGAACTGCGTGCTGCCATCGGTGCTGGCGCCGGTTCTCTGGGCCCGCTGAATCTGCCGCTGCCGATCATCATCGACCGCTCGGTAGAGCTGATGAGCGATTTCGCCATCGGCGCCAACATCGACGACAAGCACTATTTCGGCGTCAACTGGGAGCGCGACCTGCCCGTGCCGACCGTTGCCGACCTGCGCAACGTGGTGGCCGGCGACCCGAGCCCGGACGGCCAGGGCACCCTGGAAATCAAGCGTGGCATCGAAGTCGGGCACATCTTCCAGCTGGGCAGCAAATACAGCGAATCGATGAACTGCCAGGTGCTGGGCGAGAACGGCAAGCCGGTCACCCTGAGCATGGGCTGCTACGGCATCGGTGTTTCCCGCGTGGTGGCAGCTGCCATCGAACAGAACTCCGACGAGCGCGGCATCATCTGGAACGACACCCTGGCGCCCTTCCAGATCGCTCTGGTGCCGCTGCGTTACGAGACCGACGCGGTGCGTGAGGCGACTGACACGCTGTATGCGGAGCTTACCGCTGCCGGCTTTGACGTATTGCTCGACGACCGTGACAAAAAGACCAGTCCGGGCATCAAATTCGCGGACATGGAATTGATCGGCATCCCGCATCGCATCGTGGTCAGCGACCGCGGTCTCGCCGAAGGCAATCTGGAATACAAGAGCCGCGTGGAAACCGAGGCTCAGCCGGTTGCCGTTGCCGATGTCCTGTCGTTCATCCAGAACCGTATCCGCCGCTGA